A genome region from Equus caballus isolate H_3958 breed thoroughbred chromosome 19, TB-T2T, whole genome shotgun sequence includes the following:
- the GPR156 gene encoding probable G-protein coupled receptor 156 isoform X1: MEPEINCSELCDSFPGQELDRRPLHDLCRTTITSSHHGSKTSSSLSPVLLGTVWTFLSCGLLLIVFFLGFTIRCRKNRIVKMSSPNLNMVTLLGSCMTYSSAYLFGIQDKNTSVGSSMETLIQIRLSMLCIGTSLVFGPILGKSWRLYKVFTQRVPDKRVIIKDLQLLGLVAALVMTDVILLMTWVLTDPIQCLQILGVSMTVTGRDVSCSLTSTHFCASRYSDVWIALVLGCKGLLLLYGAYLAGLTDHVSSPPVNQSLTIMVGVNLVVLAAGLLFVVTRYLHSWPNLVFGLTSGGIFVCTTTINCFIFVPQLKQWKAFEEENQTINRMAKYFSTPSKGFHTQYGEEQNCHARGEKDSMEELLTEVSKTLPGSSVKKNSSHALKNAMIESLQEQVNNAKEKLMRLMSAECTSDLPEWAGPPASSHSEDILAAASAHSQAAPGPSECLSDSQNDASVAAQDSQSTSVPSSSVQSLGGPGKEATPAPGQENISYLKDFSDHLNLGCSQKPQAEQSQGTERREGVPMAPHWSLTPAREGPVPQRQGQLGNLEEPQERLSRVNSVIREKLREVLQDLGLGPEAPLPSSASCPQQPWQSSAAPSPQKMPLSKELGFSPYMVRRRRAVQRARSYFLGSAPSSAGHLANRTVSGPHSGLNVQKESSPYLHSQTAHSRIPRPSSRKPLLLPDPQGKPGTLEGNKLSQPECPGVGGSRVAFPHQASGSSQAPCPVPPHLSRALPDLPKQWQLQPPGSPGCPSLSSPCNYLDTESSSSDEFFCRCHRPYCEICFESSSDSSDSGSSDTDLEPAGRLASWEKLWARSKPIVNFKDDLKPTLV, from the exons GATTGTGAAGATGTCCAGTCCCAATCTGAACATGGTCACCTTACTAGGCAGTTGTATGACTTACAGTAGCGCTTACCTCTTTGGGATTCAAGATAAAAACACTTCAGTGGGAAGCTCAATGGAAACTCTCATTCAG ATAAGACTGTCCATGCTGTGCATTGGAACCTCCCTTGTGTTTGGCCCCATTCTGGGAAAGAGCTGGCGACTCTACAAGGTGTTTACCCAGAGGGTCCCGGACAAGAGAGTG ATAATCAAAGACCTGCAGCTGCTGGGGTTGGTGGCAGCCCTGGTAATGACTGATGTGATCCTGCTGATGACGTGGGTACTGACTGATCCCATCCAGTGCCTCCAGATTCTTGGTGTCAGTATGACG GTGACAGGGAGAGACGTGTCCTGCTCTCTGACCAGCACACACTTCTGTGCTTCCCGATACTCCGATGTCTGGATTGCTCTCGTTTTGGGATGCAAG GGTCTGCTGCTGCTGTATGGTGCCTACCTGGCTGGCCTGACGGACCACGTCAGCTCTCCTCCTGTGAATCAGTCTTTAACCATCATGGTTGGGGTCAACCTCGTGGTGCTGGCTGCTGGGCTTCTTTTTGTGGTCACCAGATACTTGCACTCCTGGCCCAACCTGGTCTTTGGACTCACGTCTGGAGGCATCTTTGTTTGCACAACCACAATCAACTGCTTCATCTTTGTCCCCCAG CTGAAGCAATGGAAGGCATTTGAAGAGGAAAACCAAACAATTAATCGCATGGCCAAATATTTCAGCACTCCCAGCAAGGGCTTCCATACCCAGTATGGAGAGGAGCAGAATTGCCACGCGAGAGGAGAGAAAGACTCCATGGAAGAACTCCTCACAGAAGTAAGCAAGACCCTGCCTGGATCCTCTGTAAAGAAGAACTCCAGTCACGCACTG aaaaatgcTATGATTGAAAGTCTGCAGGAACAAGTCAACAACGCCAAAGAGAAGCTCATGAGGCTGATGTCAGCTGAGTGCACCTCTGACCTCCCAGAGTGGGCTGGCCCgcctgcctcttcccacagcGAGGACATCCTGGCTGCGGCCTCCGCCCACAGCCAGGCAGCCCCAGGGCCTTCAGAATGCCTCTCTGACTCTCAGAATGATGCCAGTGTGGCCGCTCAGGACTCCCAGAGTACCTCAGTCCCCTCCTCCAGTGTGCAAAGCCTGGGGGGGCCTGGGAAGGAAGCCACCCCCGCCCCAGGGCAGGAGAACATTTCTTACTTGAAAGACTTTTCTGATCATTTAAATTTGGGCTGCAGCCAGAAGCCGCAGGCTGAGCAAAGCCAGGgtacagaaagaagagagggggTGCCCATGGCCCCCCACTGGAGTCTCACACCAGCTAGGGAAGGTCCTGTTCCCCAGAGACAGGGACAGCTAGGGAACTTAGAGGAGCCCCAAGAGCGGCTGTCCAGAGTCAATTCAGTGATCAGGGAGAAGCTTCGGGAAGTCTTACAAGACCTGGGCCTGGGCCCCgaggctcccctcccctcttccgcATCttgcccccagcagccctggcagagcagtgctgcccccagcccccagaagATGCCCCTCTCCAAGGAGCTGGGCTTCAGCCCATACATGGTGAGGAGAAGGCGGGCAGTACAGCGAGCTCGCTCATACTTCCTGGGCTCTGCACCCTCCTCTGCGGGGCATCTGGCAAATAGGACTGTTTCTGGGCCTCACAGTGGGCTAAATGTGCAGAAGGAGTCCAGCCCCTACCTGCACTCCCAGACTGCTCATTCCAGGATACCAAgaccctcttccaggaagcctttaCTCCTCCCAGATCCTCAAGGCAAGCCGGGCACCCTGGAGGGCAACAAACTAAGCCAGCCAGAGTgcccaggggtgggagggagccgTGTAGCCTTTCCACACCAGGCTTCTGGTTCCAGCCAGGCACCATGTCCCGTTCCCCCACACCTATCCAGAGCGTTACCAGACCTGCCTAAACAGTGGCAGCTGCAGCCCCCGGGGTCCCCAGGCTGTCCCTCCCTGTCTTCTCCGTGCAACTACCTTGACACCGAGTCCAGCAGCTCAGACGAGTTCTTCTGCCGCTGCCACCGGCCCTACTGTGAAATCTGTTTCGAGAGCTCCTCTGATTCCAGTGACAGTGGCTCGTCAGACACCGACCTTGAGCCTGCTggcaggctggcttcctgggaaAAGCTGTGGGCCCGCTCGAAGCCTATCGTAAACTTCAAAGATGACTTGAAACCCACACTGGTGTGA
- the GPR156 gene encoding probable G-protein coupled receptor 156 isoform X2 codes for MEPEINCSELCDSFPGQELDRRPLHDLCRTTITSSHHGSKTSSSLSPVLLGTVWTFLSCGLLLIVFFLGFTIRCRKNRIVKMSSPNLNMVTLLGSCMTYSSAYLFGIQDKNTSVGSSMETLIQIRLSMLCIGTSLVFGPILGKSWRLYKVFTQRVPDKRVIIKDLQLLGLVAALVMTDVILLMTWVLTDPIQCLQILGVSMTVTGRDVSCSLTSTHFCASRYSDVWIALVLGCKGLLLLYGAYLAGLTDHVSSPPVNQSLTIMVGVNLVVLAAGLLFVVTRYLHSWPNLVFGLTSGGIFVCTTTINCFIFVPQLKQWKAFEEENQTINRMAKYFSTPSKGFHTQYGEEQNCHARGEKDSMEELLTEKNAMIESLQEQVNNAKEKLMRLMSAECTSDLPEWAGPPASSHSEDILAAASAHSQAAPGPSECLSDSQNDASVAAQDSQSTSVPSSSVQSLGGPGKEATPAPGQENISYLKDFSDHLNLGCSQKPQAEQSQGTERREGVPMAPHWSLTPAREGPVPQRQGQLGNLEEPQERLSRVNSVIREKLREVLQDLGLGPEAPLPSSASCPQQPWQSSAAPSPQKMPLSKELGFSPYMVRRRRAVQRARSYFLGSAPSSAGHLANRTVSGPHSGLNVQKESSPYLHSQTAHSRIPRPSSRKPLLLPDPQGKPGTLEGNKLSQPECPGVGGSRVAFPHQASGSSQAPCPVPPHLSRALPDLPKQWQLQPPGSPGCPSLSSPCNYLDTESSSSDEFFCRCHRPYCEICFESSSDSSDSGSSDTDLEPAGRLASWEKLWARSKPIVNFKDDLKPTLV; via the exons GATTGTGAAGATGTCCAGTCCCAATCTGAACATGGTCACCTTACTAGGCAGTTGTATGACTTACAGTAGCGCTTACCTCTTTGGGATTCAAGATAAAAACACTTCAGTGGGAAGCTCAATGGAAACTCTCATTCAG ATAAGACTGTCCATGCTGTGCATTGGAACCTCCCTTGTGTTTGGCCCCATTCTGGGAAAGAGCTGGCGACTCTACAAGGTGTTTACCCAGAGGGTCCCGGACAAGAGAGTG ATAATCAAAGACCTGCAGCTGCTGGGGTTGGTGGCAGCCCTGGTAATGACTGATGTGATCCTGCTGATGACGTGGGTACTGACTGATCCCATCCAGTGCCTCCAGATTCTTGGTGTCAGTATGACG GTGACAGGGAGAGACGTGTCCTGCTCTCTGACCAGCACACACTTCTGTGCTTCCCGATACTCCGATGTCTGGATTGCTCTCGTTTTGGGATGCAAG GGTCTGCTGCTGCTGTATGGTGCCTACCTGGCTGGCCTGACGGACCACGTCAGCTCTCCTCCTGTGAATCAGTCTTTAACCATCATGGTTGGGGTCAACCTCGTGGTGCTGGCTGCTGGGCTTCTTTTTGTGGTCACCAGATACTTGCACTCCTGGCCCAACCTGGTCTTTGGACTCACGTCTGGAGGCATCTTTGTTTGCACAACCACAATCAACTGCTTCATCTTTGTCCCCCAG CTGAAGCAATGGAAGGCATTTGAAGAGGAAAACCAAACAATTAATCGCATGGCCAAATATTTCAGCACTCCCAGCAAGGGCTTCCATACCCAGTATGGAGAGGAGCAGAATTGCCACGCGAGAGGAGAGAAAGACTCCATGGAAGAACTCCTCACAGAA aaaaatgcTATGATTGAAAGTCTGCAGGAACAAGTCAACAACGCCAAAGAGAAGCTCATGAGGCTGATGTCAGCTGAGTGCACCTCTGACCTCCCAGAGTGGGCTGGCCCgcctgcctcttcccacagcGAGGACATCCTGGCTGCGGCCTCCGCCCACAGCCAGGCAGCCCCAGGGCCTTCAGAATGCCTCTCTGACTCTCAGAATGATGCCAGTGTGGCCGCTCAGGACTCCCAGAGTACCTCAGTCCCCTCCTCCAGTGTGCAAAGCCTGGGGGGGCCTGGGAAGGAAGCCACCCCCGCCCCAGGGCAGGAGAACATTTCTTACTTGAAAGACTTTTCTGATCATTTAAATTTGGGCTGCAGCCAGAAGCCGCAGGCTGAGCAAAGCCAGGgtacagaaagaagagagggggTGCCCATGGCCCCCCACTGGAGTCTCACACCAGCTAGGGAAGGTCCTGTTCCCCAGAGACAGGGACAGCTAGGGAACTTAGAGGAGCCCCAAGAGCGGCTGTCCAGAGTCAATTCAGTGATCAGGGAGAAGCTTCGGGAAGTCTTACAAGACCTGGGCCTGGGCCCCgaggctcccctcccctcttccgcATCttgcccccagcagccctggcagagcagtgctgcccccagcccccagaagATGCCCCTCTCCAAGGAGCTGGGCTTCAGCCCATACATGGTGAGGAGAAGGCGGGCAGTACAGCGAGCTCGCTCATACTTCCTGGGCTCTGCACCCTCCTCTGCGGGGCATCTGGCAAATAGGACTGTTTCTGGGCCTCACAGTGGGCTAAATGTGCAGAAGGAGTCCAGCCCCTACCTGCACTCCCAGACTGCTCATTCCAGGATACCAAgaccctcttccaggaagcctttaCTCCTCCCAGATCCTCAAGGCAAGCCGGGCACCCTGGAGGGCAACAAACTAAGCCAGCCAGAGTgcccaggggtgggagggagccgTGTAGCCTTTCCACACCAGGCTTCTGGTTCCAGCCAGGCACCATGTCCCGTTCCCCCACACCTATCCAGAGCGTTACCAGACCTGCCTAAACAGTGGCAGCTGCAGCCCCCGGGGTCCCCAGGCTGTCCCTCCCTGTCTTCTCCGTGCAACTACCTTGACACCGAGTCCAGCAGCTCAGACGAGTTCTTCTGCCGCTGCCACCGGCCCTACTGTGAAATCTGTTTCGAGAGCTCCTCTGATTCCAGTGACAGTGGCTCGTCAGACACCGACCTTGAGCCTGCTggcaggctggcttcctgggaaAAGCTGTGGGCCCGCTCGAAGCCTATCGTAAACTTCAAAGATGACTTGAAACCCACACTGGTGTGA
- the GPR156 gene encoding probable G-protein coupled receptor 156 isoform X6 yields MSSPNLNMVTLLGSCMTYSSAYLFGIQDKNTSVGSSMETLIQIRLSMLCIGTSLVFGPILGKSWRLYKVFTQRVPDKRVIIKDLQLLGLVAALVMTDVILLMTWVLTDPIQCLQILGVSMTVTGRDVSCSLTSTHFCASRYSDVWIALVLGCKGLLLLYGAYLAGLTDHVSSPPVNQSLTIMVGVNLVVLAAGLLFVVTRYLHSWPNLVFGLTSGGIFVCTTTINCFIFVPQLKQWKAFEEENQTINRMAKYFSTPSKGFHTQYGEEQNCHARGEKDSMEELLTEKNAMIESLQEQVNNAKEKLMRLMSAECTSDLPEWAGPPASSHSEDILAAASAHSQAAPGPSECLSDSQNDASVAAQDSQSTSVPSSSVQSLGGPGKEATPAPGQENISYLKDFSDHLNLGCSQKPQAEQSQGTERREGVPMAPHWSLTPAREGPVPQRQGQLGNLEEPQERLSRVNSVIREKLREVLQDLGLGPEAPLPSSASCPQQPWQSSAAPSPQKMPLSKELGFSPYMVRRRRAVQRARSYFLGSAPSSAGHLANRTVSGPHSGLNVQKESSPYLHSQTAHSRIPRPSSRKPLLLPDPQGKPGTLEGNKLSQPECPGVGGSRVAFPHQASGSSQAPCPVPPHLSRALPDLPKQWQLQPPGSPGCPSLSSPCNYLDTESSSSDEFFCRCHRPYCEICFESSSDSSDSGSSDTDLEPAGRLASWEKLWARSKPIVNFKDDLKPTLV; encoded by the exons ATGTCCAGTCCCAATCTGAACATGGTCACCTTACTAGGCAGTTGTATGACTTACAGTAGCGCTTACCTCTTTGGGATTCAAGATAAAAACACTTCAGTGGGAAGCTCAATGGAAACTCTCATTCAG ATAAGACTGTCCATGCTGTGCATTGGAACCTCCCTTGTGTTTGGCCCCATTCTGGGAAAGAGCTGGCGACTCTACAAGGTGTTTACCCAGAGGGTCCCGGACAAGAGAGTG ATAATCAAAGACCTGCAGCTGCTGGGGTTGGTGGCAGCCCTGGTAATGACTGATGTGATCCTGCTGATGACGTGGGTACTGACTGATCCCATCCAGTGCCTCCAGATTCTTGGTGTCAGTATGACG GTGACAGGGAGAGACGTGTCCTGCTCTCTGACCAGCACACACTTCTGTGCTTCCCGATACTCCGATGTCTGGATTGCTCTCGTTTTGGGATGCAAG GGTCTGCTGCTGCTGTATGGTGCCTACCTGGCTGGCCTGACGGACCACGTCAGCTCTCCTCCTGTGAATCAGTCTTTAACCATCATGGTTGGGGTCAACCTCGTGGTGCTGGCTGCTGGGCTTCTTTTTGTGGTCACCAGATACTTGCACTCCTGGCCCAACCTGGTCTTTGGACTCACGTCTGGAGGCATCTTTGTTTGCACAACCACAATCAACTGCTTCATCTTTGTCCCCCAG CTGAAGCAATGGAAGGCATTTGAAGAGGAAAACCAAACAATTAATCGCATGGCCAAATATTTCAGCACTCCCAGCAAGGGCTTCCATACCCAGTATGGAGAGGAGCAGAATTGCCACGCGAGAGGAGAGAAAGACTCCATGGAAGAACTCCTCACAGAA aaaaatgcTATGATTGAAAGTCTGCAGGAACAAGTCAACAACGCCAAAGAGAAGCTCATGAGGCTGATGTCAGCTGAGTGCACCTCTGACCTCCCAGAGTGGGCTGGCCCgcctgcctcttcccacagcGAGGACATCCTGGCTGCGGCCTCCGCCCACAGCCAGGCAGCCCCAGGGCCTTCAGAATGCCTCTCTGACTCTCAGAATGATGCCAGTGTGGCCGCTCAGGACTCCCAGAGTACCTCAGTCCCCTCCTCCAGTGTGCAAAGCCTGGGGGGGCCTGGGAAGGAAGCCACCCCCGCCCCAGGGCAGGAGAACATTTCTTACTTGAAAGACTTTTCTGATCATTTAAATTTGGGCTGCAGCCAGAAGCCGCAGGCTGAGCAAAGCCAGGgtacagaaagaagagagggggTGCCCATGGCCCCCCACTGGAGTCTCACACCAGCTAGGGAAGGTCCTGTTCCCCAGAGACAGGGACAGCTAGGGAACTTAGAGGAGCCCCAAGAGCGGCTGTCCAGAGTCAATTCAGTGATCAGGGAGAAGCTTCGGGAAGTCTTACAAGACCTGGGCCTGGGCCCCgaggctcccctcccctcttccgcATCttgcccccagcagccctggcagagcagtgctgcccccagcccccagaagATGCCCCTCTCCAAGGAGCTGGGCTTCAGCCCATACATGGTGAGGAGAAGGCGGGCAGTACAGCGAGCTCGCTCATACTTCCTGGGCTCTGCACCCTCCTCTGCGGGGCATCTGGCAAATAGGACTGTTTCTGGGCCTCACAGTGGGCTAAATGTGCAGAAGGAGTCCAGCCCCTACCTGCACTCCCAGACTGCTCATTCCAGGATACCAAgaccctcttccaggaagcctttaCTCCTCCCAGATCCTCAAGGCAAGCCGGGCACCCTGGAGGGCAACAAACTAAGCCAGCCAGAGTgcccaggggtgggagggagccgTGTAGCCTTTCCACACCAGGCTTCTGGTTCCAGCCAGGCACCATGTCCCGTTCCCCCACACCTATCCAGAGCGTTACCAGACCTGCCTAAACAGTGGCAGCTGCAGCCCCCGGGGTCCCCAGGCTGTCCCTCCCTGTCTTCTCCGTGCAACTACCTTGACACCGAGTCCAGCAGCTCAGACGAGTTCTTCTGCCGCTGCCACCGGCCCTACTGTGAAATCTGTTTCGAGAGCTCCTCTGATTCCAGTGACAGTGGCTCGTCAGACACCGACCTTGAGCCTGCTggcaggctggcttcctgggaaAAGCTGTGGGCCCGCTCGAAGCCTATCGTAAACTTCAAAGATGACTTGAAACCCACACTGGTGTGA
- the GPR156 gene encoding probable G-protein coupled receptor 156 isoform X7 has translation MSSPNLNMVTLLGSCMTYSSAYLFGIQDKNTSVGSSMETLIQIRLSMLCIGTSLVFGPILGKSWRLYKVFTQRVPDKRVIIKDLQLLGLVAALVMTDVILLMTWVLTDPIQCLQILGVSMTVTGRDVSCSLTSTHFCASRYSDVWIALVLGCKLKQWKAFEEENQTINRMAKYFSTPSKGFHTQYGEEQNCHARGEKDSMEELLTEKNAMIESLQEQVNNAKEKLMRLMSAECTSDLPEWAGPPASSHSEDILAAASAHSQAAPGPSECLSDSQNDASVAAQDSQSTSVPSSSVQSLGGPGKEATPAPGQENISYLKDFSDHLNLGCSQKPQAEQSQGTERREGVPMAPHWSLTPAREGPVPQRQGQLGNLEEPQERLSRVNSVIREKLREVLQDLGLGPEAPLPSSASCPQQPWQSSAAPSPQKMPLSKELGFSPYMVRRRRAVQRARSYFLGSAPSSAGHLANRTVSGPHSGLNVQKESSPYLHSQTAHSRIPRPSSRKPLLLPDPQGKPGTLEGNKLSQPECPGVGGSRVAFPHQASGSSQAPCPVPPHLSRALPDLPKQWQLQPPGSPGCPSLSSPCNYLDTESSSSDEFFCRCHRPYCEICFESSSDSSDSGSSDTDLEPAGRLASWEKLWARSKPIVNFKDDLKPTLV, from the exons ATGTCCAGTCCCAATCTGAACATGGTCACCTTACTAGGCAGTTGTATGACTTACAGTAGCGCTTACCTCTTTGGGATTCAAGATAAAAACACTTCAGTGGGAAGCTCAATGGAAACTCTCATTCAG ATAAGACTGTCCATGCTGTGCATTGGAACCTCCCTTGTGTTTGGCCCCATTCTGGGAAAGAGCTGGCGACTCTACAAGGTGTTTACCCAGAGGGTCCCGGACAAGAGAGTG ATAATCAAAGACCTGCAGCTGCTGGGGTTGGTGGCAGCCCTGGTAATGACTGATGTGATCCTGCTGATGACGTGGGTACTGACTGATCCCATCCAGTGCCTCCAGATTCTTGGTGTCAGTATGACG GTGACAGGGAGAGACGTGTCCTGCTCTCTGACCAGCACACACTTCTGTGCTTCCCGATACTCCGATGTCTGGATTGCTCTCGTTTTGGGATGCAAG CTGAAGCAATGGAAGGCATTTGAAGAGGAAAACCAAACAATTAATCGCATGGCCAAATATTTCAGCACTCCCAGCAAGGGCTTCCATACCCAGTATGGAGAGGAGCAGAATTGCCACGCGAGAGGAGAGAAAGACTCCATGGAAGAACTCCTCACAGAA aaaaatgcTATGATTGAAAGTCTGCAGGAACAAGTCAACAACGCCAAAGAGAAGCTCATGAGGCTGATGTCAGCTGAGTGCACCTCTGACCTCCCAGAGTGGGCTGGCCCgcctgcctcttcccacagcGAGGACATCCTGGCTGCGGCCTCCGCCCACAGCCAGGCAGCCCCAGGGCCTTCAGAATGCCTCTCTGACTCTCAGAATGATGCCAGTGTGGCCGCTCAGGACTCCCAGAGTACCTCAGTCCCCTCCTCCAGTGTGCAAAGCCTGGGGGGGCCTGGGAAGGAAGCCACCCCCGCCCCAGGGCAGGAGAACATTTCTTACTTGAAAGACTTTTCTGATCATTTAAATTTGGGCTGCAGCCAGAAGCCGCAGGCTGAGCAAAGCCAGGgtacagaaagaagagagggggTGCCCATGGCCCCCCACTGGAGTCTCACACCAGCTAGGGAAGGTCCTGTTCCCCAGAGACAGGGACAGCTAGGGAACTTAGAGGAGCCCCAAGAGCGGCTGTCCAGAGTCAATTCAGTGATCAGGGAGAAGCTTCGGGAAGTCTTACAAGACCTGGGCCTGGGCCCCgaggctcccctcccctcttccgcATCttgcccccagcagccctggcagagcagtgctgcccccagcccccagaagATGCCCCTCTCCAAGGAGCTGGGCTTCAGCCCATACATGGTGAGGAGAAGGCGGGCAGTACAGCGAGCTCGCTCATACTTCCTGGGCTCTGCACCCTCCTCTGCGGGGCATCTGGCAAATAGGACTGTTTCTGGGCCTCACAGTGGGCTAAATGTGCAGAAGGAGTCCAGCCCCTACCTGCACTCCCAGACTGCTCATTCCAGGATACCAAgaccctcttccaggaagcctttaCTCCTCCCAGATCCTCAAGGCAAGCCGGGCACCCTGGAGGGCAACAAACTAAGCCAGCCAGAGTgcccaggggtgggagggagccgTGTAGCCTTTCCACACCAGGCTTCTGGTTCCAGCCAGGCACCATGTCCCGTTCCCCCACACCTATCCAGAGCGTTACCAGACCTGCCTAAACAGTGGCAGCTGCAGCCCCCGGGGTCCCCAGGCTGTCCCTCCCTGTCTTCTCCGTGCAACTACCTTGACACCGAGTCCAGCAGCTCAGACGAGTTCTTCTGCCGCTGCCACCGGCCCTACTGTGAAATCTGTTTCGAGAGCTCCTCTGATTCCAGTGACAGTGGCTCGTCAGACACCGACCTTGAGCCTGCTggcaggctggcttcctgggaaAAGCTGTGGGCCCGCTCGAAGCCTATCGTAAACTTCAAAGATGACTTGAAACCCACACTGGTGTGA
- the GPR156 gene encoding probable G-protein coupled receptor 156 isoform X4: MSSPNLNMVTLLGSCMTYSSAYLFGIQDKNTSVGSSMETLIQIRLSMLCIGTSLVFGPILGKSWRLYKVFTQRVPDKRVIIKDLQLLGLVAALVMTDVILLMTWVLTDPIQCLQILGVSMTVTGRDVSCSLTSTHFCASRYSDVWIALVLGCKGLLLLYGAYLAGLTDHVSSPPVNQSLTIMVGVNLVVLAAGLLFVVTRYLHSWPNLVFGLTSGGIFVCTTTINCFIFVPQLKQWKAFEEENQTINRMAKYFSTPSKGFHTQYGEEQNCHARGEKDSMEELLTEVSKTLPGSSVKKNSSHALKNAMIESLQEQVNNAKEKLMRLMSAECTSDLPEWAGPPASSHSEDILAAASAHSQAAPGPSECLSDSQNDASVAAQDSQSTSVPSSSVQSLGGPGKEATPAPGQENISYLKDFSDHLNLGCSQKPQAEQSQGTERREGVPMAPHWSLTPAREGPVPQRQGQLGNLEEPQERLSRVNSVIREKLREVLQDLGLGPEAPLPSSASCPQQPWQSSAAPSPQKMPLSKELGFSPYMVRRRRAVQRARSYFLGSAPSSAGHLANRTVSGPHSGLNVQKESSPYLHSQTAHSRIPRPSSRKPLLLPDPQGKPGTLEGNKLSQPECPGVGGSRVAFPHQASGSSQAPCPVPPHLSRALPDLPKQWQLQPPGSPGCPSLSSPCNYLDTESSSSDEFFCRCHRPYCEICFESSSDSSDSGSSDTDLEPAGRLASWEKLWARSKPIVNFKDDLKPTLV; encoded by the exons ATGTCCAGTCCCAATCTGAACATGGTCACCTTACTAGGCAGTTGTATGACTTACAGTAGCGCTTACCTCTTTGGGATTCAAGATAAAAACACTTCAGTGGGAAGCTCAATGGAAACTCTCATTCAG ATAAGACTGTCCATGCTGTGCATTGGAACCTCCCTTGTGTTTGGCCCCATTCTGGGAAAGAGCTGGCGACTCTACAAGGTGTTTACCCAGAGGGTCCCGGACAAGAGAGTG ATAATCAAAGACCTGCAGCTGCTGGGGTTGGTGGCAGCCCTGGTAATGACTGATGTGATCCTGCTGATGACGTGGGTACTGACTGATCCCATCCAGTGCCTCCAGATTCTTGGTGTCAGTATGACG GTGACAGGGAGAGACGTGTCCTGCTCTCTGACCAGCACACACTTCTGTGCTTCCCGATACTCCGATGTCTGGATTGCTCTCGTTTTGGGATGCAAG GGTCTGCTGCTGCTGTATGGTGCCTACCTGGCTGGCCTGACGGACCACGTCAGCTCTCCTCCTGTGAATCAGTCTTTAACCATCATGGTTGGGGTCAACCTCGTGGTGCTGGCTGCTGGGCTTCTTTTTGTGGTCACCAGATACTTGCACTCCTGGCCCAACCTGGTCTTTGGACTCACGTCTGGAGGCATCTTTGTTTGCACAACCACAATCAACTGCTTCATCTTTGTCCCCCAG CTGAAGCAATGGAAGGCATTTGAAGAGGAAAACCAAACAATTAATCGCATGGCCAAATATTTCAGCACTCCCAGCAAGGGCTTCCATACCCAGTATGGAGAGGAGCAGAATTGCCACGCGAGAGGAGAGAAAGACTCCATGGAAGAACTCCTCACAGAAGTAAGCAAGACCCTGCCTGGATCCTCTGTAAAGAAGAACTCCAGTCACGCACTG aaaaatgcTATGATTGAAAGTCTGCAGGAACAAGTCAACAACGCCAAAGAGAAGCTCATGAGGCTGATGTCAGCTGAGTGCACCTCTGACCTCCCAGAGTGGGCTGGCCCgcctgcctcttcccacagcGAGGACATCCTGGCTGCGGCCTCCGCCCACAGCCAGGCAGCCCCAGGGCCTTCAGAATGCCTCTCTGACTCTCAGAATGATGCCAGTGTGGCCGCTCAGGACTCCCAGAGTACCTCAGTCCCCTCCTCCAGTGTGCAAAGCCTGGGGGGGCCTGGGAAGGAAGCCACCCCCGCCCCAGGGCAGGAGAACATTTCTTACTTGAAAGACTTTTCTGATCATTTAAATTTGGGCTGCAGCCAGAAGCCGCAGGCTGAGCAAAGCCAGGgtacagaaagaagagagggggTGCCCATGGCCCCCCACTGGAGTCTCACACCAGCTAGGGAAGGTCCTGTTCCCCAGAGACAGGGACAGCTAGGGAACTTAGAGGAGCCCCAAGAGCGGCTGTCCAGAGTCAATTCAGTGATCAGGGAGAAGCTTCGGGAAGTCTTACAAGACCTGGGCCTGGGCCCCgaggctcccctcccctcttccgcATCttgcccccagcagccctggcagagcagtgctgcccccagcccccagaagATGCCCCTCTCCAAGGAGCTGGGCTTCAGCCCATACATGGTGAGGAGAAGGCGGGCAGTACAGCGAGCTCGCTCATACTTCCTGGGCTCTGCACCCTCCTCTGCGGGGCATCTGGCAAATAGGACTGTTTCTGGGCCTCACAGTGGGCTAAATGTGCAGAAGGAGTCCAGCCCCTACCTGCACTCCCAGACTGCTCATTCCAGGATACCAAgaccctcttccaggaagcctttaCTCCTCCCAGATCCTCAAGGCAAGCCGGGCACCCTGGAGGGCAACAAACTAAGCCAGCCAGAGTgcccaggggtgggagggagccgTGTAGCCTTTCCACACCAGGCTTCTGGTTCCAGCCAGGCACCATGTCCCGTTCCCCCACACCTATCCAGAGCGTTACCAGACCTGCCTAAACAGTGGCAGCTGCAGCCCCCGGGGTCCCCAGGCTGTCCCTCCCTGTCTTCTCCGTGCAACTACCTTGACACCGAGTCCAGCAGCTCAGACGAGTTCTTCTGCCGCTGCCACCGGCCCTACTGTGAAATCTGTTTCGAGAGCTCCTCTGATTCCAGTGACAGTGGCTCGTCAGACACCGACCTTGAGCCTGCTggcaggctggcttcctgggaaAAGCTGTGGGCCCGCTCGAAGCCTATCGTAAACTTCAAAGATGACTTGAAACCCACACTGGTGTGA